In one window of Vanrija pseudolonga chromosome 5, complete sequence DNA:
- the PF13_0198_2 gene encoding Reticulocyte-binding protein 2 a yields MSSWAPDSSMRPPPPQQHLNHPGGFGQPPPQPAAGMMAIPAAAAAAHGAQHQRPHSVAFVPPGHLSLPHMQHHAQDRGMFGRASGIAQTRPGDMRSRPNPSSISTSDDAIEALAPPAPFDPLYAEAVLLAYGRAKRGRFKGRSDDEVNAKLDALEQRLPRYYAESFGKVRNTLGLRGGASELRVTPFMIPPPSQPPQQQQQAAAQPAPPTAGLSTAPSIRIPDTTSGPAQSSLQVPAGPDNFRPSSAPTRTGSWPRRHGNILPVSPPIPEAAAAGTSTATTAPAPGPSHPVPPAQVESPPVPAPPAATRPRVRRRSTDIVTDLPPAYAMVDPSGEGRPTRPASITSAPVAIPGRSGSSDARATSPSNQHRLSVTQLASSPPGVATSPTAGRHSVGTLESAAMASARAELESLALLEASRRREQEAARREAELARREEERAAEDARREAERVQQEEQRRAETARREAELARREEERATQEAIREAELMRREDELRKREERAAELARREEELRRREERAEEREVHLKMIAEEASRERYEREQEREREREREREREATSSPPAVASSSSGLRRITTSPEPPTPSRQTTAPAAPWDHGSRQSSTSTWSRRTSEPVSPTVYVSAPETMVPPPPPPRPAPSALDLPDTLQPRMNSSYMRPVLPARPVVANGASPPPIPARPVTHYVAEPSPPIMTMPVPMPHVSPLPSTMPTPHPYVSPTLQHATLPAMVSPPLAPPMSPTLQHGTMPSIVSPPLPPRPTTHPAINIPQPSVSPSPTLPPPPSHPDTRPLPQPATLGPVLPPPSHPGRAPASPIRNAPPLPPPRSPNLPATTTRGFEPPTPGPNVPGSWIDGPPLEQVPTRPLEVQARPLPPPPPSPGGAGPASVPLLPPNLGLGSKGKAREAAFLKALSK; encoded by the exons ATGTCCTCGTGGGCACCCGATTCAAGCATGcggccccctcctccacaaCAACACTTGAATCACCCCGGAGGCTTCGGCCAGCCCCCTCCACAACCAGCAGCGGGCATGATGgccatccccgccgccgctgccgccgcccacggaGCACAGCACCAGCGGCCACACAGCGTCGCGTTTGTGCCGCCGGGCCACTTGTCGCTGCCGCACATGCAGCACCACGCGCAAGACCGGGGCATGTTTgggcgcgcgtcgggcaTCGCGCAGACACGGCCTGGCGACatgcgctcgcggccaaAT CCGTCGAGCATCAGCACGTCGGACGACGCGATCGAggccctcgccccgcccgcgcccttTGACCCGCTGTatgccgaggccgtgctcCTCGCGTACGGGCGCGCGAAACGCGGCCGGTTCAAGGGCCGTAGTGATGACGAGGTcaacgccaagctcgacgcaCTCGAGCAGCGG TTACCGAGATACTATGCCGAGTCGTTTGGCAAGGTGCGCAAcacgctcggcctgcgcggcggcgcgtcagaGTTGCGCGTCACGCCGTTCATGATCCCGCCACCGAGTCAgccgccccagcagcagcaacaggcggcggcgcaacCGGCACCACCAACAGCTGGCCTCTCAACAGCGCCATCCATCAGAATCCCGGACACGACGAGCGGGCCAGCACAGAGCAGCCTGCAGGTGCCGGCAGGGCCTGACAACTTTCGAccgtcgtcagcgccgacgcgcacaggctcgtggccgaggcgccaTGGCAACATCCtgcccgtgtcgccgcccATCCCCGaggctgcagcagcaggaacATCGACAGCAACAaccgccccagcccccggCCCATCACACCCGGTGCCACCAGCACAAGTCGAGtcgccgcccgtgcccgccccgcctgcaGCCACGCGCCCTCGCGTCCGCCGCAGGTCAACTGACATCGTCACTGACTTGCCACCCGCGTACGCGATGGTCGACCCAAGTGGGGAGGGACGGCCGACGAGACCGGCTTCGATAACTTCTGCGCCCGTGGCAATCCCTGGACGGTCAGGATCGAGCGATGCGCGCGCAACGTCGCCGTCGAACCAGCACCGCCTGTCCGTCACGcagctcgcgtcgtcgccaccaggGGTCGCGACGTCAccgacggcggggcggcaTAGCGTCGGGACGCTAGAGTCTGCTGCCATGGCGTCTGCacgtgccgagctcgagtcgcttGCGTTGCTTGAAGCGTCGCGCAGGAGGGAGCAGGAGGCTGCACGTCGCGAAGCGGAGCTCGCTCGGCGAGAAGAGGAGCGTGCAGCGGAGgatgcgcggcgcgaggcggagcgtgtgcagcaggaggagcagcgccggGCCGAAACTGCGCGTCGTGAAGCCGAGCTGGCTCgcagggaggaggagcgggcgACGCAAGAGGCGATTCGGGAAGCCGAGCTCATGCGGCGAGAGGACGAACTGCGCAAGCGTGaagagcgcgccgccgagctcgcacgccgcgaggaggagttGCGACGCCGCGAAGAGCGtgcggaggagcgcgaggtccACCTCAAGAtgatcgccgaggaggccagtCGGGAGCGGTACGAGCGTGAGCAGGAACGTGAGCGTGAACGCGAACGAGAACGagagcgcgaggcgacgtcgtcaccgcccgccgtcgcgtcgtcgagctcagGATTGCGTCGGATAACGACGAGCCCCGAACCCCCGACACCAAGCAGACAGacaacggcgccggcggcaccatGGGATCACGGTTCGCGCCAGTCATCCACTTCGACATGGAGCAGACGCACGTCCGAGCCCGTCTCGCCGACGGTGTACGTCTCTGCGCCGGAGACGATGgtacccccgccgcctcctcccagGCCGGCGCCTTCGGCACTCGACCTCCCCGACACGCTGCAGCCCCGCATGAACTCGAGCTACATGCGCCCTGTGCTGCCTGCGAGACCGGTAGTGGCGAACGGtgcgtcgccaccgccaatCCCTGCACGGCCAGTGACGCACTACGTCGCTGAGCCCTCACCGCCCATCATGACCATGCCGGTGCCGATGCCGCATgtctcgccgctgccgtcgacaATGCCGACGCCGCATCCGTATGTGTCCCCCACGCTGCAACACGCGACTCTGCCGGCGATGGTCTCACCGCCTCTCGCACCTCCAATGTCACCCACATTGCAACACGGGACCATGCCCTCGatcgtgtcgccgccgcttccgccACGACCGACGACTCACCCCGCCATCAATATCCCCCAGCcgtccgtctcgccgtcgccgacactacccccgccgccgtcgcaccCCGACACGAGACCACTCCCGCAGCCAGCGACGCTCGGCCCTGTGCTCCCACCGCCTAGCCATcccggccgcgcgccagccagccctaTCCGCAACGcacccccgctgccgccgcctaGATCGCCCAATCtcccagcgacgacaacaagaGGGTTCGAGCCGCCGACCCCTGGGCCCAATGTCCCCGGGTCGTGGATCGATGGCccgccgctcgagcaggTGCCGACGAGACCGCTCGAGGTGCAGGCTAGACCCCTaccccctccgccgccttctCCTGGCGGAGCCGGTCccgcctcggtgccgttGCTGCCGcccaacctcggcctcgggagcaagggcaaggcgcgcgaggctGCGTTTCTGAAAGCGCTGTCAAAGTAG